Proteins co-encoded in one Streptomyces sp. SLBN-31 genomic window:
- a CDS encoding RNA-guided endonuclease TnpB family protein: MRRAEKKLKRAQQELSRKHKGSKNRAKARLKVARAHAKVADARREFHHQLSTRLICENQGIAVEDLSVAGLARTKLAKSVHDAGWSSFISMLEYKAQRYGRALARIGRFETSQTCSTCGVKDGLKPLNVREWTCTACGAVHDRDHNAALNVKTAAGLAVTACGAPVRPGAIPAQRKETGSHGFPTGNRAA; this comes from the coding sequence CTGCGGCGCGCGGAGAAGAAGCTGAAGAGGGCCCAGCAGGAGCTGTCCCGCAAGCACAAGGGATCCAAGAACCGGGCCAAGGCCCGTCTCAAGGTCGCCCGTGCCCATGCCAAGGTCGCTGACGCGCGCCGTGAGTTCCACCACCAGCTCTCCACCAGGCTGATCTGCGAGAACCAAGGGATCGCCGTGGAGGACCTGTCGGTGGCGGGACTGGCCCGCACGAAGCTGGCCAAGTCCGTGCACGACGCCGGATGGTCATCGTTCATCAGCATGCTGGAGTACAAAGCACAACGCTACGGCCGCGCCCTGGCCAGGATCGGCCGGTTCGAGACCTCCCAGACCTGCTCCACCTGCGGAGTCAAGGACGGACTCAAACCCTTAAACGTCCGGGAATGGACGTGTACCGCCTGCGGCGCGGTCCACGACCGGGACCACAATGCCGCGCTCAACGTGAAGACGGCCGCCGGACTGGCGGTGACGGCCTGCGGAGCGCCGGTAAGACCAGGAGCAATCCCGGCACAGCGCAAAGAGACAGGAAGCCACGGATTCCCGACCGGCAACCGTGCCGCATAG